The following are encoded together in the Salmonella enterica subsp. enterica serovar Choleraesuis genome:
- the lysP gene encoding lysine-specific permease, whose amino-acid sequence MIAIGGSIGTGLFVASGATISQAGPGGALFSYMLIGLMVYFLMTSLGELAAFMPVSGSFSTYGQKYVEEGFGFALGWNYWYNWAVTIAVDLVAAQLVMSWWFPDTPGWIWSALFLGLVFLLNFISVRGFGEAEYWFSLIKVTTVIVFIIVGILMILGIFHGTTPAGWSNWEIGDAPFAGGFAAMIGVAMIVGFSFQGTELIGIAAGESEDPAKNIPRAVRQVFWRILLFYVFAILIISLIIPYTDPSLLRNDVKDISVSPFTLVFEHAGLLSAAAVMNAVILTAVLSAGNSGMYASTRMLYTLACDGKAPRIFAKLSKGGVPRNALYATTVVAALCFLTSMFGNQTVYLWLLNTSGMTGFIAWLGIAISHYRFRRGYVMQGYDVNKLPYRSGFFPMGPIFAFILCLIITLGQNYEAFLADTIDWASVAATYIGLPLFLVIWFGYKLIRGTRFVPYSQMEFPDIYKK is encoded by the coding sequence TTTATTTCTTGATGACGAGTCTTGGTGAGCTTGCTGCCTTTATGCCGGTGTCAGGCTCATTTTCTACCTACGGGCAGAAATACGTAGAAGAGGGTTTCGGATTCGCGCTGGGTTGGAACTACTGGTACAACTGGGCGGTAACTATCGCCGTTGACCTGGTTGCTGCCCAACTGGTTATGAGCTGGTGGTTCCCCGATACCCCAGGCTGGATCTGGAGTGCGTTGTTCTTAGGGCTGGTTTTCCTGCTGAACTTTATCTCGGTTCGCGGTTTCGGCGAAGCCGAGTACTGGTTCTCGCTGATAAAAGTGACCACCGTTATCGTGTTTATCATCGTGGGTATTCTGATGATTCTCGGTATCTTCCATGGCACTACGCCTGCGGGCTGGAGCAACTGGGAAATCGGCGACGCGCCGTTTGCCGGTGGTTTTGCCGCCATGATTGGCGTGGCGATGATTGTTGGCTTCTCATTCCAGGGAACTGAGCTTATCGGTATTGCAGCCGGTGAGTCTGAAGATCCGGCGAAAAACATTCCGCGCGCGGTGCGTCAGGTATTCTGGCGAATCCTGCTGTTCTATGTGTTCGCTATTCTGATTATCAGCCTGATTATTCCTTACACCGATCCGAGCCTGCTGCGTAACGATGTAAAAGATATCAGCGTCAGTCCGTTTACTCTGGTATTTGAACACGCGGGCCTGCTGTCAGCGGCGGCGGTGATGAATGCGGTTATCCTGACTGCGGTACTGTCGGCGGGTAACTCCGGTATGTATGCCTCTACGCGTATGCTTTACACCCTGGCTTGCGATGGCAAAGCGCCACGCATTTTCGCCAAACTTTCTAAGGGTGGGGTCCCACGTAACGCATTGTACGCCACTACCGTGGTTGCGGCGCTGTGCTTCTTAACTTCTATGTTTGGTAACCAGACCGTTTATTTATGGCTGCTCAATACCTCGGGTATGACCGGCTTTATCGCCTGGCTGGGGATAGCAATTAGTCACTATCGCTTCCGTCGTGGTTATGTCATGCAGGGTTATGACGTTAATAAACTGCCGTATCGCTCGGGCTTTTTCCCGATGGGGCCAATCTTCGCCTTTATTCTGTGTCTGATTATTACTCTGGGACAGAACTACGAAGCATTCCTGGCTGATACCATTGACTGGGCCTCGGTTGCTGCGACCTATATTGGTCTGCCGCTGTTCCTGGTTATCTGGTTTGGTTATAAATTGATTCGCGGAACCCGGTTTGTGCCTTATAGCCAGATGGAATTCCCGGATATTTATAAAAAATAA